Proteins found in one Mucilaginibacter gracilis genomic segment:
- a CDS encoding Crp/Fnr family transcriptional regulator, protein MNDVSPLVNYVTRELPLTKTEEDFFATLLRVKKVKRKQFIDQPDFVSSYRNYVVKGALRAYILGDDGQEHTIALAVEGGFIGDHGSFLSQEPATLFVEAIEDSEVIQISYENEQRLLETVPKFHSYFRLKTLHVAVNIQKRVLSNISQSAEKRYEQFAKNYPQLLQRFPLYMIASYLGMTREFLSKIRNNNT, encoded by the coding sequence ATGAACGACGTTTCGCCTTTAGTCAATTATGTCACCAGAGAATTGCCACTCACCAAAACGGAAGAGGATTTTTTTGCTACGCTGTTAAGGGTAAAGAAAGTAAAGCGCAAGCAGTTCATTGACCAACCGGACTTTGTTTCCAGTTATCGCAATTATGTGGTGAAAGGCGCTTTAAGGGCTTATATCCTTGGCGATGACGGACAGGAGCACACGATTGCGCTTGCTGTTGAGGGTGGATTTATCGGCGATCACGGAAGTTTTCTTTCACAAGAGCCTGCCACCTTATTTGTAGAAGCCATTGAGGACTCCGAAGTCATCCAGATAAGCTATGAGAACGAACAGCGATTATTAGAAACGGTCCCGAAATTTCATAGCTACTTCAGGCTAAAGACGCTGCACGTCGCGGTGAATATTCAAAAGCGGGTACTGTCTAATATCAGCCAGTCTGCCGAAAAAAGATATGAGCAGTTTGCAAAGAATTATCCGCAGCTCTTACAACGTTTTCCGTTATATATGATTGCTTCTTACCTGGGAATGACCCGCGAGTTTCTTTCCAAAATCCGCAATAACAATACTTAA
- a CDS encoding oxidoreductase: protein MKDYANEFQGKKALVTGGSRGIGAATAQRLIDGGATVAVAARSRHEQTPAGASFIQGDITTLAGANDVTEDALKILGGLDILVNNAGAATPRLPGIEMITDEDWMDSLMINFMSAVRITNPLLNALRQSGSGAIVNVSSGGVIPFHGFLAHYGAAKAALSSYTKSLAKELGPAGIRVNIVTPGAILTPGGNEGREQLAAAFGITVEQLFKAIPLEGKPGTAADMAEMIAFLVSDRAAYITGHNHFVSGGQGELA, encoded by the coding sequence ATGAAAGATTACGCAAATGAATTCCAGGGCAAAAAAGCCCTGGTAACCGGTGGTTCGCGGGGTATTGGTGCAGCAACCGCCCAGCGTCTTATCGATGGCGGCGCTACCGTAGCCGTTGCCGCCCGTTCACGCCATGAACAAACCCCTGCCGGGGCATCGTTCATTCAAGGCGATATAACTACACTGGCCGGTGCCAACGACGTAACCGAAGATGCATTGAAAATTCTTGGCGGCCTAGACATTCTGGTCAATAACGCCGGTGCAGCTACGCCAAGGCTTCCGGGTATTGAGATGATCACGGATGAGGACTGGATGGATTCGCTGATGATCAACTTTATGAGCGCAGTACGCATAACCAATCCTTTATTAAACGCGTTGCGCCAAAGCGGTTCCGGTGCAATTGTTAATGTATCATCGGGCGGCGTGATCCCGTTTCACGGTTTTCTGGCACACTATGGGGCAGCAAAAGCAGCATTAAGCAGCTATACGAAGTCGTTGGCAAAGGAACTGGGGCCGGCTGGCATACGGGTGAATATTGTTACGCCAGGCGCGATCCTTACACCCGGCGGTAACGAGGGCAGAGAACAGCTGGCCGCCGCTTTTGGCATCACGGTAGAACAGCTCTTTAAAGCTATCCCGCTGGAGGGCAAGCCAGGTACCGCAGCAGATATGGCGGAAATGATCGCTTTTTTGGTGTCTGACCGCGCGGCCTATATCACTGGACATAACCATTTCGTTTCCGGCGGCCAGGGAGAGCTTGCATAA
- a CDS encoding VOC family protein, with protein sequence MNMNEPQKLKTVPDHYTSVTPWIISQSSAKLIEFLKAAFDAEEIPHSRITNKEGIIIHVVVKIGDALIMLFDSREGWPPTPSFLNLYVEDVEDVYQKSIEFGAKSVTDITALWFGEKVCRILDPFGNLWWINQRIEEIDFTKPGEIGRIASTPEAVQGIAYIQTSLDEALKTQKRFFENK encoded by the coding sequence ATGAATATGAACGAACCGCAAAAACTTAAGACCGTACCTGATCACTACACATCAGTTACACCTTGGATCATTTCTCAGTCCTCAGCCAAATTAATTGAATTTTTAAAGGCTGCTTTTGATGCGGAAGAGATTCCTCACAGCAGGATTACTAATAAAGAAGGGATTATCATTCACGTAGTCGTAAAAATTGGAGATGCTTTAATTATGCTTTTTGATTCAAGAGAAGGCTGGCCGCCGACCCCAAGTTTTCTAAATTTATATGTAGAAGATGTAGAAGATGTTTATCAAAAATCAATAGAGTTTGGAGCTAAATCAGTAACTGACATCACTGCTCTGTGGTTTGGAGAAAAGGTTTGCAGGATTTTGGACCCATTTGGAAACCTATGGTGGATAAACCAACGCATTGAGGAAATTGACTTTACCAAGCCAGGGGAAATTGGACGAATAGCTTCTACTCCAGAAGCGGTACAGGGTATTGCATATATTCAAACATCCCTGGATGAAGCTTTAAAAACACAGAAACGCTTTTTTGAAAATAAATAA
- a CDS encoding Crp/Fnr family transcriptional regulator produces MEEFINYILKFGNLNKQQTDFIMSKAKTLALHKDEYFSEAGKIPRQVGFLLEGVIRFCYYNNKGEEITHSFSEENHFVSDQQKFEAQVVASEYIQAETDCKLLVFSKKDWDEIGNTIVGWEAIKGLIEKNCLLKMIERRSPLVSEDATTRYLSFIEQFPGLVNRIPLSHIASYLGITQQSLSRIRKNIR; encoded by the coding sequence ATGGAAGAGTTCATCAATTATATATTGAAGTTTGGCAATCTGAATAAGCAGCAAACAGATTTCATTATGAGCAAAGCAAAAACGCTGGCACTTCATAAAGATGAATATTTTTCAGAAGCCGGAAAGATCCCCCGGCAGGTTGGATTTCTTCTTGAGGGGGTAATTCGTTTCTGCTATTATAACAACAAAGGCGAAGAGATCACTCATTCATTCAGTGAAGAGAATCATTTTGTTTCGGACCAGCAAAAATTTGAGGCACAAGTGGTAGCTTCTGAGTATATACAGGCTGAAACCGATTGTAAATTGCTTGTTTTTTCAAAGAAAGATTGGGACGAGATCGGAAATACAATTGTTGGCTGGGAAGCTATAAAAGGTCTGATAGAAAAAAATTGTTTGTTAAAAATGATTGAAAGAAGGAGCCCGTTAGTTTCCGAGGATGCAACCACTCGTTATTTATCCTTCATTGAACAGTTCCCCGGCCTTGTCAATCGTATTCCTCTTTCTCATATCGCCTCTTACCTCGGGATCACCCAACAGTCATTGAGCAGGATAAGAAAAAATATCCGTTGA
- a CDS encoding SDR family oxidoreductase, whose product MSKKVVLITGTNSGFGWLAAKSVAALGHKVYATIRDTEGKNADKAKALAQIENVTVLDVSLTDETSVKKAIDAIIAKEGTIDVLVNNAGAAMFGVAESSTTDDVRRMFDINVFAPWRLVKFVLPFMRKQSEGLIINISSGYGRFSAPFSVIYSASKFALEGLSEGLHYEIRPLGVDVAIIQPGAFPTEISQKMQVGSDASVAGEYQEIADVPNKMFAAIGQMFETANPDPQEVADAIVNLINLPKGQRPLRTVVDSSTGDITKRANDAVEVEFEKVLTAFGMEDLLV is encoded by the coding sequence ATGAGCAAAAAAGTTGTTTTAATTACTGGAACGAATAGCGGTTTCGGATGGCTTGCCGCCAAGTCCGTTGCGGCTTTGGGGCATAAAGTTTATGCTACCATTAGAGATACCGAAGGTAAAAATGCCGACAAAGCAAAAGCCCTGGCACAGATCGAAAATGTTACTGTTTTGGATGTGTCATTAACTGATGAAACAAGTGTAAAAAAAGCTATTGACGCGATTATCGCAAAAGAAGGAACGATTGACGTTTTGGTAAACAATGCCGGTGCTGCGATGTTCGGTGTAGCCGAAAGTTCTACCACTGATGATGTCCGGCGGATGTTTGATATCAATGTCTTCGCCCCATGGAGATTGGTAAAGTTCGTATTGCCATTTATGCGTAAACAATCAGAAGGCTTAATTATTAACATTTCAAGCGGATATGGCAGATTTTCCGCTCCTTTTTCGGTAATATACAGTGCTTCAAAGTTTGCTTTAGAAGGTTTAAGCGAAGGGTTACATTATGAAATAAGACCTTTAGGGGTTGATGTAGCCATCATTCAACCAGGAGCTTTCCCTACAGAAATATCCCAAAAGATGCAGGTTGGTTCTGATGCATCAGTTGCTGGCGAATATCAAGAGATCGCGGATGTTCCAAATAAAATGTTCGCAGCCATTGGACAAATGTTTGAAACTGCAAATCCAGATCCTCAGGAAGTTGCGGATGCGATAGTAAACCTGATCAATTTACCGAAAGGTCAAAGGCCATTACGGACAGTTGTTGATTCTTCAACAGGAGATATCACTAAAAGGGCCAACGATGCCGTTGAAGTTGAATTCGAAAAAGTACTGACGGCATTCGGGATGGAAGATCTGTTGGTGTAA